A genomic segment from Alkalilimnicola ehrlichii MLHE-1 encodes:
- a CDS encoding PQQ-dependent sugar dehydrogenase, producing the protein MCRSSTLILIGLGFTALTAPTLAPATDVENSQHHRFEIERLGQGFSHPWGLAFLPDGDLLVTERPGRLQRVDAGTGERRRIEGTPDVAATGQGGMLDIALHPDFDTNRYVYLTYSAYGRGGMTTHLGRGVLDGDTLRDFELLYAATPYSGGGRHFGSRIVFDDDGYLFMTMGDRGRRERAQQLDNHHGKLLRLHDDGGIPADNPFVDDEGAEPAIYSYGHRNAQGMTLHPETRVLWLHEHGPRGGDEINLPRPGLNFGWPEATFGTEYHGPEIAPDPPVAGMEPPIHHWTPSIAPSGMAFYYADAFPEWQGDLFVGALAHRHLERLRLDGTDVVEQERLLQGLGWRIRDVRVGPKGHLYVLPDRSSTPLLRLRPAD; encoded by the coding sequence ATGTGCAGAAGCAGCACCCTCATCCTGATCGGCCTCGGGTTCACCGCCCTGACCGCCCCCACGCTGGCACCGGCCACCGACGTTGAGAACAGCCAGCACCACCGCTTCGAGATCGAACGCCTGGGCCAGGGCTTCAGCCACCCCTGGGGGCTCGCCTTCCTGCCCGACGGCGACCTGCTGGTCACCGAGCGCCCGGGACGGCTGCAGCGCGTCGACGCCGGGACCGGTGAGCGCCGGCGTATCGAGGGCACCCCGGACGTCGCCGCCACCGGCCAGGGCGGTATGCTCGACATCGCCCTGCACCCGGACTTCGACACCAACCGCTACGTCTACCTCACCTACTCCGCCTACGGCCGCGGCGGCATGACCACCCACCTGGGCCGCGGTGTGCTGGATGGCGACACCCTGCGTGACTTCGAGCTGCTGTACGCGGCCACCCCCTACTCCGGCGGCGGCCGCCACTTCGGCTCGCGGATCGTCTTTGACGACGACGGCTATCTCTTTATGACCATGGGCGACCGCGGCCGGCGCGAGCGCGCACAGCAGTTGGACAACCACCACGGCAAACTGCTGCGGCTGCACGACGACGGCGGCATCCCCGCGGACAACCCCTTCGTGGATGACGAGGGCGCCGAGCCCGCCATCTACAGCTACGGCCACCGCAACGCCCAGGGCATGACCCTGCACCCGGAGACCCGGGTGCTCTGGCTGCACGAACACGGCCCGCGCGGCGGTGACGAGATCAACCTGCCGCGCCCGGGCCTCAACTTCGGCTGGCCGGAGGCCACCTTCGGTACCGAGTACCACGGCCCGGAGATCGCCCCCGACCCGCCGGTGGCAGGCATGGAACCCCCCATCCACCACTGGACGCCCTCCATCGCCCCCTCCGGCATGGCCTTCTACTACGCCGACGCCTTCCCGGAGTGGCAGGGTGATCTGTTCGTCGGGGCCCTGGCCCACCGCCACCTGGAACGGTTGCGCCTGGACGGCACCGACGTGGTGGAGCAGGAGCGCCTGCTGCAAGGACTCGGCTGGCGCATCCGCGACGTGCGGGTCGGTCCCAAGGGCCATCTCTACGTCCTCCCGGACCGCAGTAGCACGCCCCTCTTGCGGCTCCGCCCCGCCGACTGA
- the ilvD gene encoding dihydroxy-acid dehydratase, whose amino-acid sequence MPQYRSKTSTAGRNMAGARALWRATGMKDGDFDKPIIAVANSFTQFVPGHVHLKDLGQLVIEEIEKAGGVGKEFDTIAVDDGIAMGHDGMLYSLPSRDIIADSVEYMVNAHCADALVCISNCDKITPGMLMAAMRLNIPVVFVSGGPMEAGKTKLASGEEIATDLVDAMVAAANPEVSDEDVAIYERSACPTCGSCSGMFTANSMNCLTEALGLSLPGNGSLLATHTDRERLFRDAGRTVVELARRYYEQDDERCLPRNIASRSAFRNAMSLDIAMGGSTNTVLHLLAAAQEGEVKFDMVDIDKLSRKVPNLCKVAPATPLFHMEDVHRAGGIMGILGELDRANLLDTTVPTVHSDTLAEALERWDVKRTDDPAVHDFFKAGPAGVPSQTAFSQSTRFEELDLDRECGCIRTLEHAYSKDGGLAVLYGNLAERGCIVKTAGVDESILTFEGPAVIFESQDAAVEGILGGQVKKGNVVIIRYEGPRGGPGMQEMLYPTSYLKSRGLGKDCALITDGRFSGGTSGLSIGHVSPEAAEGGNIALIEPGDRICIDIPKRSIRIDISDEELARRREAMAAKGRDAWKPAAPRQRKVSTALKAYAKLTTSADKGAVRNLDLLD is encoded by the coding sequence ATGCCGCAGTATCGCTCCAAGACGTCCACCGCCGGTCGCAACATGGCGGGCGCCCGCGCCCTCTGGCGGGCCACCGGCATGAAGGATGGCGACTTCGACAAGCCCATCATCGCCGTCGCCAACTCCTTCACCCAGTTCGTCCCCGGCCACGTCCACCTGAAGGACCTGGGGCAGCTGGTGATCGAAGAGATCGAAAAGGCCGGCGGCGTGGGCAAGGAGTTCGACACCATCGCCGTGGACGACGGCATCGCCATGGGCCACGACGGCATGCTCTACAGCCTGCCCAGCCGGGACATCATTGCCGACTCGGTGGAGTACATGGTCAATGCCCACTGCGCCGACGCGCTGGTGTGCATCTCCAACTGCGACAAGATCACCCCCGGCATGCTGATGGCCGCCATGCGGCTGAACATCCCCGTGGTGTTCGTCTCCGGCGGGCCCATGGAGGCGGGCAAGACGAAGCTGGCCAGCGGCGAGGAGATCGCCACCGACCTGGTGGATGCCATGGTGGCCGCGGCCAACCCGGAGGTCTCCGACGAGGACGTGGCCATCTACGAGCGCTCCGCCTGCCCCACCTGCGGCTCCTGCTCCGGCATGTTCACCGCCAACTCCATGAACTGCCTCACCGAGGCCCTGGGCCTGAGCCTGCCGGGCAACGGCTCGCTGCTGGCCACCCACACCGACCGCGAGCGCCTGTTCCGCGATGCCGGGCGCACGGTGGTGGAACTGGCCCGGCGCTACTACGAGCAGGACGACGAGCGCTGCCTGCCGCGCAACATCGCCAGCCGGTCCGCCTTCCGCAACGCCATGAGCCTGGACATCGCCATGGGCGGGTCCACCAACACGGTGCTGCACCTGCTGGCCGCCGCCCAGGAGGGCGAGGTCAAGTTCGACATGGTCGACATCGACAAGCTCTCCCGGAAGGTGCCCAACCTCTGCAAGGTCGCCCCCGCCACCCCGCTCTTTCACATGGAGGACGTGCACCGGGCCGGCGGCATCATGGGCATCCTCGGCGAGCTGGACCGGGCCAACCTGCTGGACACCACCGTGCCCACGGTCCACAGCGACACCCTGGCCGAGGCCCTGGAACGCTGGGACGTCAAACGCACCGACGACCCGGCGGTGCACGACTTCTTCAAGGCCGGTCCGGCCGGCGTCCCCAGCCAGACCGCCTTCAGCCAGTCCACCCGCTTCGAAGAACTGGACCTGGACCGGGAGTGCGGCTGCATCCGTACCCTGGAGCACGCCTACAGCAAGGACGGCGGGCTGGCGGTGCTCTACGGCAACCTGGCCGAGCGGGGCTGCATCGTGAAGACCGCCGGGGTGGATGAGTCCATCCTCACCTTCGAAGGGCCGGCGGTGATCTTCGAGAGCCAGGACGCCGCCGTGGAGGGGATTCTCGGCGGCCAGGTGAAGAAGGGCAATGTGGTCATCATCCGCTACGAGGGGCCGCGGGGCGGGCCGGGCATGCAGGAGATGCTCTACCCCACCAGCTACCTCAAGTCCCGCGGCCTGGGCAAGGACTGCGCGCTGATCACCGACGGCCGCTTCTCCGGCGGCACCTCGGGGCTGTCCATCGGCCACGTCTCCCCGGAGGCGGCCGAGGGCGGCAACATCGCCCTGATCGAGCCGGGCGACCGGATCTGCATCGACATCCCCAAGCGCAGCATCCGCATCGATATCAGCGACGAGGAATTGGCCCGCCGCCGCGAGGCCATGGCGGCCAAGGGCCGCGATGCCTGGAAGCCCGCCGCCCCCCGCCAGCGCAAGGTCAGCACGGCCCTGAAAGCCTACGCCAAGCTGACCACCAGCGCGGACAAGGGCGCGGTGCGAAACCTGGACCTGCTGGACTGA
- a CDS encoding cob(I)yrinic acid a,c-diamide adenosyltransferase translates to MGNRLSKIYTRTGDQGTTSLADGRRLSKADLRLECIGTLDELNSALGIVLAQDIPEPVREALTPVQHRLFDMGAELSLPGYQSVDTARVEALEALLDNLNAELPPLKEFILPGGNPAASHCHLARAICRRAERLVVALNASDGPVSGPLLSYLNRLSDLLFVAARRIARQGGGEEVYWLHERQRPEDAP, encoded by the coding sequence ATGGGCAACCGCCTGAGCAAGATCTACACCCGCACCGGCGACCAGGGCACGACGTCGCTGGCCGACGGCCGCCGGCTCTCCAAGGCCGACCTGCGGCTGGAGTGCATCGGCACCCTGGACGAGCTCAACAGCGCCCTGGGCATCGTCCTGGCACAGGACATCCCTGAACCCGTACGCGAGGCCCTGACACCGGTCCAGCACCGGCTGTTCGACATGGGCGCCGAACTCAGCCTGCCCGGCTACCAATCGGTGGATACCGCCCGGGTGGAGGCACTGGAAGCCCTACTGGACAACCTGAACGCCGAGCTGCCGCCGCTCAAGGAGTTCATCCTCCCCGGCGGCAACCCGGCCGCCAGCCACTGCCACCTGGCCCGCGCCATCTGCCGCCGGGCCGAGCGGTTGGTCGTGGCCCTGAACGCCAGCGACGGCCCGGTGAGCGGCCCCCTGCTCAGCTACCTGAACCGCCTCTCCGACCTGCTGTTCGTCGCCGCCCGCCGCATCGCCCGCCAGGGCGGCGGCGAGGAGGTCTACTGGCTTCACGAGCGCCAGCGGCCGGAAGACGCGCCGTAA
- a CDS encoding class I SAM-dependent methyltransferase, with translation MAPSPVCTPRCLLCHAPGPAHFASLREGEYWRCPACGLTFLHPDGHPDAAAERAQYETHENDPLDPGYRRFLGRLAEPLVARLPAGAEGLDYGCGPGPALAMMLREAGFPTAVYDPFYVPDTAPLERQWDFITCTEVVEHFHHPAVEFDRLHGLLRPGGWLGVMTELLTDDARFAGWRYRRDPTHVAFYSEAVLTWIARRYGYALQRPGRNVALFCKP, from the coding sequence ATGGCCCCTTCACCCGTTTGCACACCCCGCTGTCTCCTGTGCCACGCGCCCGGTCCAGCGCATTTCGCCAGCCTGCGCGAGGGCGAATACTGGCGCTGTCCGGCCTGCGGGCTGACCTTCCTGCACCCGGACGGGCACCCGGATGCCGCGGCCGAGCGGGCGCAGTACGAGACCCATGAGAACGACCCGCTCGACCCCGGTTACCGGCGGTTCCTCGGCCGGTTGGCCGAGCCGCTGGTCGCACGGCTCCCGGCGGGGGCCGAGGGGCTGGACTACGGCTGCGGGCCAGGCCCGGCGTTGGCCATGATGCTGCGTGAGGCGGGTTTTCCCACCGCGGTTTACGATCCCTTCTATGTGCCGGATACGGCGCCGTTGGAACGGCAATGGGATTTCATCACCTGCACCGAGGTGGTGGAACACTTCCACCACCCGGCGGTGGAGTTCGATCGGCTCCACGGCCTGCTCCGGCCCGGGGGCTGGCTGGGGGTGATGACGGAACTGCTCACGGACGATGCCCGCTTTGCCGGCTGGCGTTACCGGCGGGATCCGACCCATGTGGCGTTCTATTCGGAGGCGGTGCTTACCTGGATCGCCCGGCGTTACGGTTACGCACTGCAGCGGCCGGGGCGGAATGTGGCGTTGTTCTGCAAACCGTGA
- a CDS encoding TraR/DksA family transcriptional regulator, with product MTHIEEADIPRLKQRLLERRAELLDNAAQREQSAATVELDQTRTGRLSRMDALQGQAMAKASQARAEQELRRIDAALQRIERGEYGDCPQCGEPIAPARLEADPAVVLCLDCATRRQNR from the coding sequence ATGACTCACATTGAAGAAGCAGACATCCCCCGACTCAAGCAACGACTGCTGGAGCGCCGGGCCGAACTGCTGGACAACGCGGCCCAGCGCGAGCAATCCGCTGCTACGGTGGAACTCGACCAGACCCGCACCGGGCGGCTGTCCCGCATGGACGCCCTCCAGGGCCAGGCCATGGCCAAGGCCAGCCAGGCCCGCGCCGAGCAGGAGCTGAGGCGCATCGACGCCGCCCTGCAACGCATCGAGCGCGGCGAGTACGGGGACTGCCCCCAGTGTGGCGAGCCCATCGCCCCCGCCCGCCTGGAGGCCGATCCCGCCGTGGTGCTCTGCCTGGACTGTGCCACCCGCCGTCAGAACCGCTGA
- a CDS encoding macro domain-containing protein, with product MRIDHVEVECQQGDIATQVGMDAVVNAANAQLMPGGGVAGALHRAAGPGLAEECAPLAPINPGQAVITSGHELPNPFVIHTLGPVYGVDEPAEELLAACYRNSLQRAEESELRSVAFPAISTGAFGYPLEPAIRVAVDTVLKAIPSLEHVRHIRFVLHDAGMRDQFERILEEMAQGR from the coding sequence ATGCGTATCGACCATGTCGAGGTGGAGTGTCAGCAGGGGGATATCGCAACCCAGGTGGGTATGGACGCGGTGGTGAATGCGGCGAACGCGCAGTTGATGCCCGGCGGCGGGGTGGCCGGTGCGTTGCACCGGGCCGCCGGTCCGGGGCTGGCGGAGGAGTGTGCGCCGCTGGCGCCGATCAATCCGGGGCAGGCGGTCATCACCTCCGGGCATGAGCTGCCGAACCCGTTTGTGATCCATACCCTGGGTCCGGTGTATGGGGTGGACGAGCCGGCGGAGGAGCTGCTGGCGGCCTGTTACCGCAATTCGCTGCAGCGGGCGGAGGAGTCGGAGCTCCGCTCGGTGGCGTTTCCGGCGATCTCCACCGGGGCGTTCGGGTATCCGTTGGAGCCGGCAATCCGGGTGGCGGTGGATACGGTGCTGAAGGCGATCCCGTCGCTGGAGCATGTGCGGCATATCCGGTTTGTGCTGCACGATGCGGGGATGCGGGATCAGTTCGAGCGGATCCTGGAGGAGATGGCGCAGGGGCGTTAG
- the folA gene encoding type 3 dihydrofolate reductase: MSPRPEITLIAALADNGVIGRDNDLPWRIPADLKRFKARTQGRPLIMGRRNYESIGRPLPGRHNIVLTRRRDWQAEGCTVVHDPEAALAAAGDVEEVMVIGGEEIYRLFLPRADRLELTRVHTEVPGDTFFPDIDPADWQVVAEQQPPSEETNDWPLTYQTLERRR, encoded by the coding sequence ATGAGCCCACGCCCCGAGATCACCCTCATCGCCGCCCTGGCCGATAACGGCGTCATCGGCCGCGACAACGACCTGCCCTGGCGCATCCCCGCCGACCTGAAGCGCTTCAAGGCCCGCACCCAGGGCCGCCCCCTCATCATGGGCCGGCGCAACTACGAGTCCATCGGCCGCCCCCTGCCGGGCCGCCACAACATCGTGCTCACCCGTCGCCGGGACTGGCAGGCCGAGGGCTGCACCGTGGTCCACGACCCCGAGGCCGCGTTGGCGGCCGCGGGCGACGTGGAAGAGGTGATGGTGATTGGCGGCGAGGAGATCTACCGCCTCTTCCTACCCCGGGCCGACCGCCTGGAACTCACCCGGGTCCACACCGAAGTGCCCGGCGACACCTTCTTCCCCGACATCGACCCCGCGGACTGGCAGGTCGTCGCCGAGCAGCAGCCCCCCAGCGAAGAAACCAACGACTGGCCCCTCACCTACCAGACCCTGGAGCGCCGCCGCTGA
- a CDS encoding LrgB family protein translates to MTDELGAFWVFLSDSPLLGLTATLLAFLAATWLWERAGRHPLAHPVLPAIVLLMGFLWVTGIEYQTYFDGAQYIHFLLGPATVALAIPLYDHLERIRKLLIPLLVAGTAGAATAALSAVGVALALGASRETLLSLAPKSVTSPIAMGIAERIGGLPSLTAGLVLITGTMGCITAPLVFRVLRLRDESVRGFALGVAAHGFGTAQAFGISALAGAFAGLGLGLAGILTALILPLLPALLPG, encoded by the coding sequence ATGACGGATGAACTGGGCGCCTTCTGGGTCTTTCTGTCCGACAGCCCGCTGCTGGGGCTCACCGCCACCCTGCTCGCCTTCCTGGCCGCCACCTGGCTCTGGGAGCGCGCCGGCCGCCATCCCTTGGCCCACCCCGTACTGCCGGCCATTGTGCTGCTAATGGGCTTCCTGTGGGTCACCGGCATCGAGTACCAGACCTACTTCGACGGTGCCCAGTACATCCACTTCCTGCTCGGCCCGGCCACCGTGGCGCTGGCCATCCCGCTCTACGACCACCTGGAGCGCATCCGCAAGCTGCTGATACCGCTGCTGGTCGCCGGCACCGCGGGCGCCGCCACCGCTGCGCTCAGCGCCGTCGGCGTGGCCCTGGCCCTGGGCGCCAGCCGCGAGACCCTGCTCTCGCTGGCCCCCAAGTCGGTCACCTCGCCCATAGCCATGGGCATCGCCGAAAGGATCGGCGGCCTGCCCTCGCTCACCGCCGGTCTGGTCCTGATCACCGGCACCATGGGCTGCATCACCGCGCCGTTGGTCTTCCGGGTGCTGCGCCTGCGCGACGAGAGCGTCCGCGGCTTTGCCCTGGGTGTGGCCGCCCACGGCTTCGGCACCGCCCAGGCCTTCGGCATCAGCGCCCTGGCCGGCGCCTTCGCCGGTCTGGGGCTCGGCCTTGCCGGTATACTGACCGCTCTGATACTACCGCTGCTGCCCGCCCTGCTGCCGGGCTGA
- a CDS encoding CidA/LrgA family protein has protein sequence MLNGFALLLVFQLVGEFLSRVLHLPIPGPVIGMMLLFAALVIRGGVPKGLRLAGEGLLAYLALLFVPAGVGLMAHLRLIGQDGLAILVALLVSTVLTLAVTGWLLQVLQRRRRHDG, from the coding sequence ATGCTCAACGGCTTTGCCCTGTTGCTGGTCTTCCAGTTGGTCGGGGAGTTCCTCTCCCGGGTCCTCCATCTGCCCATCCCCGGCCCGGTGATCGGCATGATGCTGCTGTTCGCCGCCCTGGTCATCCGCGGCGGGGTCCCCAAGGGCCTGCGTCTGGCGGGGGAGGGGCTGCTGGCCTACCTGGCGCTGCTCTTCGTGCCGGCGGGGGTGGGGCTGATGGCGCACCTGCGCCTGATCGGCCAGGACGGATTGGCCATCCTGGTGGCGCTGCTAGTCAGCACCGTGCTCACCCTCGCGGTCACCGGCTGGCTGCTGCAGGTGCTGCAGCGGAGGCGTCGCCATGACGGATGA
- a CDS encoding histidinol-phosphatase, translating into MKLAIFDLDNTLLAGDSDYLWGEFLVARGLVDEQAYREANERFYRDYQEGRLDIDAFLRFTLAPLAQNPPERLWAWRREFLETYIRPIVLPAGERLLAEHRKQGHQLMIITATNRFVTGPIAELLGVEALLATEPEWRDGRYTGRHVGTPTFQAGKVKALDEWLARQPAPPEYRWFYSDSHNDLPLLERVEHPVAVDPDPALRETALDRGWPVISLREHAATVD; encoded by the coding sequence ATGAAGCTGGCAATCTTTGATCTGGACAACACCCTGCTCGCCGGGGACAGTGATTACCTGTGGGGCGAGTTTCTGGTCGCCAGGGGCCTGGTGGATGAGCAAGCCTACCGCGAGGCCAACGAGCGATTCTACCGCGATTACCAGGAAGGCCGCCTCGATATCGACGCCTTCCTGCGGTTCACGCTCGCCCCGCTGGCGCAGAACCCACCGGAGAGGCTCTGGGCCTGGCGGCGTGAGTTCCTGGAGACCTACATCCGGCCCATCGTGCTCCCGGCCGGTGAGCGCTTGCTCGCCGAGCATCGCAAACAGGGGCATCAGCTCATGATCATCACCGCTACCAACCGCTTCGTCACCGGCCCCATCGCTGAATTGCTGGGCGTGGAGGCATTGCTGGCCACCGAACCGGAATGGCGGGACGGGCGCTACACCGGCCGCCACGTGGGCACACCCACCTTCCAGGCCGGCAAGGTCAAGGCACTGGACGAATGGCTCGCCCGGCAACCCGCGCCCCCGGAGTACCGCTGGTTCTACAGCGACTCGCACAACGACCTGCCCCTGCTGGAGCGAGTGGAGCATCCGGTCGCCGTGGACCCGGACCCGGCCCTACGCGAGACCGCCCTCGACCGCGGCTGGCCGGTGATCTCGCTGCGGGAACACGCGGCCACCGTGGACTGA
- a CDS encoding RNA pyrophosphohydrolase — MVDSDGFRPNVGIILANAAGQVFWARRIGQNAWQFPQGGIKAQETPEEALFRELEEEVGLAPADVEVMGCTRGWLRYRLPRRLIRSRSRPVCIGQKQVWFLLRLVGEEEQVQLDRSERPEFDHWRWVDFWHPVQEVVFFKRRVYTRALQELGPLLFPDGLPRQPPVGRPRRSAPPRGCRRA; from the coding sequence GTGGTTGATTCGGATGGTTTCAGGCCCAATGTCGGGATAATTCTGGCGAATGCGGCCGGCCAGGTCTTCTGGGCCCGGCGTATCGGTCAGAATGCCTGGCAGTTTCCCCAGGGGGGGATCAAGGCCCAGGAGACCCCCGAGGAGGCCCTCTTCCGCGAGCTCGAGGAGGAGGTGGGGCTGGCGCCGGCGGATGTGGAGGTGATGGGCTGCACCCGGGGCTGGCTGCGCTACCGCCTGCCACGCCGCCTGATCCGCAGCCGAAGCCGCCCCGTCTGCATCGGGCAGAAACAGGTCTGGTTCCTCCTGCGGCTGGTGGGTGAGGAGGAGCAGGTGCAGCTTGACCGCTCCGAACGCCCGGAATTCGACCACTGGCGCTGGGTGGACTTCTGGCATCCGGTGCAAGAGGTGGTGTTCTTCAAGCGGCGGGTCTATACCCGGGCCCTGCAGGAGCTCGGCCCGCTGCTCTTTCCGGACGGCCTGCCCCGGCAACCCCCGGTCGGCCGGCCCCGGCGCTCCGCCCCTCCGCGCGGCTGCCGGCGCGCCTGA
- the ptsP gene encoding phosphoenolpyruvate--protein phosphotransferase, which translates to MLEVLHRISREVNAAPGLRQALSIIVKRVADAMKVDVCSVYLMDPETERLVLMDTRGLNPDAVGRVRLRLSEGLVGMVAERGEPINLDNAYDHPRFRYFPETGEELFHSFLGVPIVHYRKLLGVLVVQQMAERRFDEDDVAFLVTLGAQLAGAIAHAEASGGLDGLRDGDVAQGRMLQGLPAAPGVAMGTAVVHSAQVDLESVPDRDPEDIEEEKRQFMVAVRAVREELGRLSKELEGTLSSDEHMLFDVYLRMLDDDSLVGETLRAIEAGNWAPGALREIIGGHVQVFQDMEDPYLRERASDIRDLGSRILARLREDTRRSRPLPERVILVGKEVSATQLAEVPQDHLAGVVSASGTRNSHVAILARALSVPAIMGASDLSTGRLDGKPVIVDGYSGRFYVQPSDAVREEYERLARDEAEFADSLESLKDEPAETPDGYRIKLLANTGLISDINLSLASGCDGIGLHRTEFPFIVRDRFPGEEEQAMLYRRVLEYFRPRPVVLRTLDIGGDKSLPYFPVHEENPFLGWRGIRLTLDHPEIFLTQLRAMVRANIGNGNLRVMFPMISRLHEVDEAKALLARAVEELREEGMEVEMPPVGVMVEVPAAVAMADKLAQRVAFLSVGTNDLTQYLLAVDRNNARVAALYDELHPAVLNAIAQVVDSGRQYRCPVSVCGGMAGDPAGAILLLALGVSSLSMSVASLLRIKWVVRSISRERATELLTLALDMESPDDVRAMLKRALDEQGLGGLIRAGK; encoded by the coding sequence ATGCTCGAGGTTCTGCACCGCATTTCACGCGAGGTCAACGCCGCACCCGGGCTGCGCCAGGCTCTGAGCATCATCGTCAAGCGGGTCGCTGACGCCATGAAGGTGGACGTCTGCTCGGTCTACCTGATGGACCCGGAGACCGAGCGCCTGGTGTTGATGGACACCCGTGGCCTCAATCCCGATGCGGTTGGCCGGGTACGGCTGCGCCTCTCCGAAGGGCTGGTGGGCATGGTGGCCGAGCGCGGCGAGCCGATCAATCTGGACAACGCTTACGACCACCCCCGCTTCCGCTATTTCCCCGAGACCGGGGAGGAGCTGTTTCACTCCTTTCTCGGCGTGCCCATCGTCCACTACCGCAAGCTGCTGGGCGTACTGGTGGTGCAGCAGATGGCGGAGCGCCGTTTCGACGAGGATGACGTTGCCTTTCTGGTGACGCTGGGTGCCCAGCTGGCCGGCGCCATCGCCCACGCCGAGGCCAGCGGTGGCCTGGACGGGTTGCGTGACGGGGACGTGGCGCAGGGGCGCATGCTCCAGGGCCTGCCCGCTGCACCGGGCGTCGCCATGGGGACCGCGGTGGTGCACTCGGCCCAGGTGGACCTGGAGTCGGTGCCGGACCGCGACCCGGAGGACATCGAGGAGGAAAAGCGCCAGTTCATGGTCGCGGTGCGGGCGGTCCGTGAGGAGCTGGGGCGCCTTTCCAAAGAGTTGGAGGGCACCCTGTCCTCCGACGAGCACATGCTGTTCGATGTCTACTTGCGCATGCTCGACGACGACAGTCTGGTCGGGGAAACGCTCCGGGCCATCGAGGCGGGTAACTGGGCGCCCGGTGCCCTGCGCGAGATTATCGGCGGCCATGTGCAGGTCTTTCAGGACATGGAGGACCCCTACCTGCGGGAACGCGCCAGCGACATCCGCGACCTGGGCAGCCGCATCCTGGCGCGCCTGCGGGAGGACACCCGCCGGAGCCGGCCCTTGCCCGAGCGGGTGATCCTGGTGGGCAAGGAGGTGAGCGCGACCCAGTTGGCCGAGGTGCCGCAGGATCACCTCGCGGGGGTGGTCTCCGCCTCCGGCACCCGCAACTCCCATGTGGCGATCCTGGCCCGGGCGCTGAGTGTGCCGGCGATTATGGGGGCCTCCGACCTGAGTACCGGGCGTTTGGATGGCAAGCCGGTGATCGTCGACGGCTATTCCGGGCGTTTCTACGTCCAGCCCAGCGATGCGGTGCGCGAGGAGTACGAGCGTCTGGCCCGGGACGAGGCGGAGTTTGCCGATAGCCTGGAAAGCCTCAAGGATGAGCCGGCGGAGACGCCGGACGGGTATCGCATCAAGCTGCTGGCCAATACCGGGCTGATCTCGGACATTAACCTGTCGCTGGCCAGCGGTTGTGACGGCATCGGCCTGCACCGCACCGAGTTCCCCTTCATCGTGCGCGACCGCTTCCCCGGTGAAGAGGAGCAGGCCATGCTCTATCGCCGGGTGTTGGAGTATTTCCGCCCACGCCCGGTGGTGTTGCGGACGCTGGATATCGGCGGTGACAAGTCCCTGCCCTATTTCCCGGTCCATGAGGAGAACCCCTTCCTGGGCTGGCGGGGCATCCGGCTCACCCTCGACCACCCGGAGATCTTCCTCACCCAGCTTCGGGCGATGGTGCGGGCCAACATCGGCAACGGCAATCTGCGGGTCATGTTCCCCATGATCAGCCGTCTGCACGAGGTGGATGAGGCCAAGGCGCTGCTCGCCCGCGCGGTGGAGGAGCTGCGCGAGGAGGGCATGGAGGTGGAGATGCCCCCGGTGGGCGTCATGGTGGAGGTGCCTGCCGCCGTTGCCATGGCCGACAAGCTGGCCCAGCGGGTGGCCTTCCTGTCCGTGGGCACCAATGACCTCACCCAGTACCTGCTGGCGGTGGATCGCAACAATGCCCGGGTGGCGGCGCTTTACGACGAGCTGCACCCGGCGGTCCTCAACGCCATTGCCCAGGTGGTGGACTCAGGCCGGCAGTATCGCTGTCCGGTCAGTGTCTGTGGCGGTATGGCGGGTGATCCGGCCGGTGCCATCCTGCTCCTCGCTCTGGGCGTCAGCAGCCTGAGCATGAGCGTGGCCAGCCTGCTGCGCATCAAGTGGGTGGTGCGCAGTATCAGCCGGGAGAGGGCCACGGAGCTGCTTACCCTGGCGCTGGATATGGAATCACCCGATGACGTGCGGGCGATGCTGAAACGGGCCCTGGACGAGCAGGGGCTGGGTGGCCTGATCCGCGCCGGGAAGTGA
- a CDS encoding (2Fe-2S)-binding protein has translation MYVCLCKAITDRDVRQALDEGCYCMRDLKERLGVCSACCKCAPAAKALLNEYMADPSVAALARRVA, from the coding sequence ATGTACGTATGTCTCTGCAAAGCGATTACCGACCGCGACGTGCGCCAGGCACTGGATGAGGGCTGTTACTGTATGCGCGATCTCAAGGAGCGGCTGGGCGTTTGCAGCGCCTGTTGCAAATGCGCCCCGGCGGCCAAGGCGCTGCTCAATGAGTACATGGCCGATCCCAGCGTGGCGGCACTGGCCCGCAGAGTCGCCTGA